DNA sequence from the Lycium barbarum isolate Lr01 chromosome 5, ASM1917538v2, whole genome shotgun sequence genome:
CTAAACAAAACATTATGCCAAGTATTAACTCTTGAACGACCTTTTTTAGGTAACCCCACATTCATATCTGCCAAATCCTCAGCTGTAACACTAAGAATTTCTTCTGGTTTTGCACCATCAAGTACCCATATCAAGCAAGAACAAAATCCTTTTGTAATTTCTGAATCACTATCTACTCTAAACCTCATATACCCTTTATTATCCATCCTAACTTCTAACCAAACCTGTGTTGTACACCCAAAAACTTGGTTTTCTTGTAACCTTGATGACTCATTTAATGGAGGGAGAATACTTGCATAGTGTAATAATCTTTTAACTCTATCAATTGGTTCTGATAAGGACCTAAATTCCAGAGATAAACTTTGAACTTTGTCAACAACACTTAACCTTTCATCCAATGGTGGTTCTTCCATGATTAAGCAAGAAACTGAGGAAAGGTTTGGTTTTTTAGTTCTTGAACTTGAATTAGAGTAATACCTATTTGCAGAATACTGTGTAGAAGTGAAAAAGATTTGATTTTTATGATAAATTTGAGGATTTGGCTTGGTGGGTGTCAATGAAATTGTCAAGAAAGTAGATGGATTTTTTAGAGAAGTAAAAAAGATTGGTTTTTTGGGAGGAAATTGAGGATTTGACTTAGTGGATATAGATGAAATTGTCAATGGAAATGGAAGAGATGAATGTTTGAGATTGATGGAAGAGTGCATGTTTGGTTTAAGAGGggaaaaagatgaagaaaattGGAGAGAAAAAAGGGTGAGGAAAATCAAGATTTGTGACAGTTAGTAGTCGGTGACGTGTGAGATTTTTGAGAGATAAAAGTAAGAAGAAATTAgacctgtcaaccggttccaaccggaaccggatcgaaaaccggttaggaaaccggccggttctgGTTCCAAAActggaaccgcctaaccggttccggttaaccggttttaaagtccaaaccggaaccggtccggtttggattggttaaaaatttttttttttttttttgtattatatatatatattatagtatttatttgtatattataggtatatttacatatgttatacaactttataattaaagtttaaatatttactgactaacagcctaacagcaagtcagcaatacagaatagtgcttttcgtacacatatatatgtataacttacatactatactctatatacttatatagttatatatatgtataggtatagcttaatatctatatataggtataacttaatatatatactatatatacatatctactatatatacaatatatacttaatatatatactatatatatttatataatatatatacttatatactatatatacttatatatgtgtataacttaatatatatagtatatatactatatatacttgtatatatgtactatatactatatatacttacttatatactatatatacttatattcctaacttaataaaagtaaaaatatgaacacaagtaaatagaagaaagctcaatgagtcatatattttattcattcttggataacatttatttgcaagttgtatttttttttaacttgcaaataatacatgagttatacaaaaatagtagaataataaaatcaccaattttgaacatttcgttaatttcccccacatcatattcggtcatggaaatatcttcaaagtcttccatttggtccggtccactagctatcaaatcttcaatttcttcctcttcgccttgctccgcttctgagttttggttgcgtcgctccgatctaatccaatctcgaatgcacactagtacttgcaagttaaagccggataatgaatgtctatggtctccaatttgttgtcttccttggctaaatgcgctctccgaagccacggttgatacttgaaccgtaaggatatctcgagccattcttgaaagtaccggatagcttgccttgtacttcttccaccatgctaagacgtccaagtcatccttgatatccacatttggctgcatcaaataaaagttaaattcatcaaagtttgcagtagaagaagacgttggctgtgaatgtaaaacttttaaacccgacaagccctttttgctactctgagaagtagtagggcgtggagcaacgggtgtagcacgttcttccaaactagaataatgagtaaaaactcttctaaactcatcatcaatagcgagatcggcttcagctaaagatggttgaactccctcttcaatttctaaaaatgtataaatttgactaaccaaatttttagtataagacacttttaaacaaggatttaaaagggaacccaatataaataaagttgggatgggaaaaaaatacttcttaaatttgattatcatttcaaaaatagccacttgataatcgggtttatatttatactcttgtaaaactctagctatttccgctaagtaggctaaaattccggttaccgtgggatagaattgtctagaaaaagcaagagttgcattataaaaaatttctaagagttcaatacattctttaacatcttcccaatgcctaaaagttaaccaatcctcactatcaatattatacttgttgtgaacttgttgcatgggaatcctatactcatatgcttgttgtagcatagtgtaagtgtagttccacctagtctcaatttctacttgaattttcctaggtctaaggttattttccacacaagcattcttaaaatctctaattcttcccctattagcattacaaaaaagaaacgcaacagcatttctaactttttgaacagaatcatcaaaatgcataagaccatctttaacaattaaatttaaaatgtgacaactacatcttacatgaaaaatatttcttagaggagggtttatttctctttttaaaagaccaattgcctttgtattattagaagcattatctaaagcaatacaaagtgtttttctataaatgttaaaaaatctcattatagtagacattgaatcggctaaaaattttccatcgtgacgaccttttccttcgtcgtataaaaaagctataatttttttttgcataacccagttgtcatcaacccaatgacatgtaatagcaaaaaaatctaaatggttaatactaagacccaaatcagcggtaagacaaacattacaatttaaagaattaaatacatggcgcaaataaaatctatattttttaaacaaatctataatatcggctctacaagtacttctaggaataccctcaaataacgggttataacaacgttgaatgtaagtaacaaaccccaaacccgagggaaaggaaaatggtaaacaatcataagctaccattttagctatttctacgcgttcttttttcttgtcatacttaaaatttctaccggttcgtgggtctatcgtcatttgaatccccccccccccccccccccccacatttgaacccgtttgttctccccaaatatccatatgtttggttctcatatgagcatttagtgtacccgttccaccatccttaccagttccttacTTAAAACGAAATACTTGtgcacatagggtacatgtaactgattggttttccctatccttagtcataaatttccaaactttagttgttggcttacgagttctaggcggtttgtcttgtgtatgtgattgtgcaggacctgtatctcctatgggattttcggggggttgtgtttcatcatcatcatcatctaagtcttcattaaaagtgtcggtaaaatgttgttgcattgcctcatgacctaaaagtggattatttccaccaatatcaatacctaaattaggtgtttcttccacaaatgtttcctcattaagcgcacccctaacagtacgactactactaccggcaccacgtcttaatctctttgacattattaaatagaaataatttaaatcacaatcaaataaatcacaagaaaataaattacaacaaattaaatttgctagaattaaattgcgtaaattaaatttcgaaaaataaattgctagaattaaattgcgaaaattaaagatagagttggaacgaaggtaccaaattgccgaattaatttccaacaaagcgaaggcggctagaattgcaaatccaccaaagctacttcggattgttgcaaaatcaccaactccaccaacaatattataattgcaaaattaataattgaaagttgaaactataataagactttgtggctaattattgcaaagtaactataattgagagattgagatttgagagaaagacgAAGAAGAGTGAAttcaaatgaaaatgaagaagggtttatataggggtgggggaggggttaaagtgttaaaaaaaaaaattgggggccaaaaattaagaaaatgaccgtttggcaacggccatttttgcaaatggaccgttgccaacggtccattaccgaggcccaacggctctttcctttttttttttttttttttttttaattttaaccggtttaaccggtccggttccggttaaaatttttttggaaccggaccggtaaactaatatccggttaaccggttaaccggttataccggtttcggtttaaccggtccggttaccggttaaaaccggttacaatgaaccggttgacacctttagAAGAAATCCTTGAATGCAGGAATTTTAATTTCAGACAGAAAAATGTGGAGAGGAAAGTTGAAAATGACAATAGCCAATAAGGATGATGAAGGAGGAGAGAAATGGGGTGGCAGTGGCGTTTTATAGTTTTACAAGCCCAAGGTTGGATATTTCTTTccaaaaacaaaaattaaatcaGGCGCCAAAAGTGGAAATATACTTCTGTCCGGGTCTATCCAGACTGTGCTCAAAACGACAAACGATGTTAGTAAAAGAAGATTCAAACAACGAAATAATATCTCAATAAAACGAgaaaagaaaatgacaaaaacagtaaaccagaaactggaaacgataaaaatatttagaaaataaatattcgagtccacagaattcactgtgtgtccttaaggaatttaatcccctcaagtacccgaggttaaggattacttcctcccaggataaaacggataAACCTGTCACCAACGAATCTACTTTTTTATGTTTGGTAAGCCACTCATGAATTGAATTCGGGGAATTTTGCACAATTTGACGTGTTTGTTTCGCCTGCAATTACATGGTAATCATCTAATTTATAGCTAAACATAGATAAAATAATGTGACACTTTTTTTACCATcatttctatttattttttatgtaaattTTTGACCTCTTTATATTTTCCCCTTAATTTGTAATTAAAGAATTAACAATAATCTACCCTATTTATTGAGTTTCATTAAATTCTGCCATATTAATTCATAgtgtattaattatttattgttgtATCCAATTGGTTTTCTTCAGCAGATGATATAATCGTTAACAGTGGTGGTATTTTCATTTATAATTGCTATGCTAATTAAGTATTtccacgggttcgagccgtggaaacaacctcttgcagaaatgcaaggtaagactgcgtacaatagacccttgtggtccggcccttccccggactccgcacatagcgggagcttagtgtaccgggctgcccttttttattAATTAGACGTGCTTAAGTTACTATATTAATAATTAA
Encoded proteins:
- the LOC132642619 gene encoding sufE-like protein 2, chloroplastic encodes the protein MHSSINLKHSSLPFPLTISSISTKSNPQFPPKKPIFFTSLKNPSTFLTISLTPTKPNPQIYHKNQIFFTSTQYSANRYYSNSSSRTKKPNLSSVSCLIMEEPPLDERLSVVDKVQSLSLEFRSLSEPIDRVKRLLHYASILPPLNESSRLQENQVFGCTTQVWLEVRMDNKGYMRFRVDSDSEITKGFCSCLIWVLDGAKPEEILSVTAEDLADMNVGLPKKGRSRVNTWHNVLFSMQNRTQDRVQERNRALSLEDLRSLVIRPQGSYLESEVIVK